The following coding sequences lie in one Vanessa atalanta chromosome 1, ilVanAtal1.2, whole genome shotgun sequence genomic window:
- the LOC125067638 gene encoding monocarboxylate transporter 12-like: MGVKVKNGKKYELVAPDGGWGYMIGVGVIINLITISTFLASFGMIFKDLFIELNMDSTSITFLNGVSALSAALAGMIVNPLLKLLSLRQLGLVAATIFNLGIFGNVFVNSKLTFFLCLGVLQSVGNGLIYNISCTVLNNYFVKRRLLAVSFTQTIIGAIALFSPQFVKWTLETFGLRGTLLIISAVSLQNIVGMALMQPVEWHMKKVEVSEDNENETKSLLASEEKGFKGKEDLKPVNKSELENGIKKSIEKFSVENTKNEEYHGRKNFISNFIDVSLFKTFLLSNAAVGVALSLFSEYLFIFMLPQALYALGWNEGNIAWALTLNAMTDLGTRAFFIFMSSWLLNVGSHEIYVVGLVLALITKLGMLWSDDMLVMTVFITMMGIPRCTIMMLLPVVVADSVDQDKFSSAMGIVLLLFGFFNLSVGPSIGAIRDLTNSYSTAFYILSSCFGIVIMFWTIELIYKKNKHKRIPKEEPIKA; encoded by the exons ATGGGCGTCAAAGTAAAAAAcggtaaaaaatatgaattggtGGCGCCAGATGGTGGATGGGGTTACATGATTGGTGTAGGCGTGATTATAAATTTG ATAACCATATCAACGTTCCTGGCGAGTTTTGGAATGATATTTAAGGATCTTTTCATTGAACTGAACATGGATTCAACTAGTATCACTTTTTTAAATGGAGTTAGTGCACTAAGTGCTGCTTTAGCAG GAATGATTGTGAATCCTCTATTAAAGCTTCTATCCTTACGTCAACTCGGCCTGGTTGCTGCGACAATATTTAATTTGGGAATATTTGGCAACGTTTTTGTGAATTCGAAACTGACATTTTTCCTTTGCTTAGGAGTGCTACag AGTGTGGGTAACggattgatatataatatatcctgtacAGTATTGAATAACTATTTTGTTAAGAGGCGACTGCTGGCTGTCAGTTTTACGCAGACTATTATAG GAGCTATCGCCTTATTTTCACCTCAATTTGTCAAGTGGACTTTAGAAACATTTGGATTGAGAGGAACTTTATTAATCATATCAGCTGTTTCCTTGCAAAATATAGTCGGAATGGCCTTGATGCAGCCAGTGGAGTGGCATATGAAAAAGGTTGAAGTATCCGAAGACAATGAAAACG AAACTAAGTCCCTTTTGGCTTCGGAAGAAAAAGGTTTCAAAGGCAAAGAAGATTTAAAACCAGTAAACAAATCTGAGCTCGAAAACGGCATCAAGAAATCAATTGAGAAATTCAGtgttgaaaatacaaaaaatgaaGAGTATCATGGCAGAAA aaatttcatttcaaatttcatagATGTCTCACTTTTTAAGACCTTTCTTTTATCGAATGCAGCTGTCGGAGTGGCTCTAAGTTTGTtctctgaatatttatttatatttatgcttCCACAAGCCTTATACGCATTAGGATGGAATGAG GGAAATATAGCTTGGGCTCTGACTTTAAACGCGATGACTGATTTGGGGACGAgagctttttttatattcatgagCAGCTGGCTTCTTAACGTTGGAAGCCATGAGATTTACGTGGTTGGACTAGTCCTGGCTCTAATTACCAAGCTTG GAATGCTCTGGTCAGATGATATGCTGGTGATGAcagtttttataacaatgatgGGAATACCGCGTTGCACTATAATGATGCTTCTACCAGTAGTAGTGGCGGATAGTGTAGATCAAGACAAGTTTAGCTCTGCAATGGGAATAGTGCTACTATTATTTGGATTCTTCAATTTGTCTGTCGGTCCCTCTATAG gtGCTATACGAGACTTGACAAATAGTTACTCGACAGCTTTCTACATATTATCATCATGTTTTGGTATAGTCATTATGTTCTGGACCATagaattgatatataaaaagaacaaaCACAAGAGGATACCGAAGGAAGAGCCGATAAAAGCCTGA